Within the Medicago truncatula cultivar Jemalong A17 chromosome 4, MtrunA17r5.0-ANR, whole genome shotgun sequence genome, the region CATCCCATGGGTGGCCTCACCATTCCTTGCACGGAAGATGTCTTTCAACATATAACTTCTTGCTTCAATGGGCTATGAATCTGAGACCAAAAGAGTCTGACATAGTTTAGTAGAGACATTTTTTGTAAACTAGGCATCTGATGAAtttatggagtatatatatattttttgtttaatgaaaACGAATTCGACTACTCAAGCTGATCCtctatgtttatgtttattgcACTTGCTAtaagaagaaattttttttccCTAGGACAAAGGTGAAACATAAATTTACCGAAGTGTACAATAACAATTCAGTAACAAAGTCAATTGTTTCACTGAATGACATAGGCTGCATTCTATGGTGCCTGTTAGGATATCCTTATCTAAAGAATTGAATGACTCAGGAGGCTATATGACTCACTAACCACCACATGGTGTTGTCTTATAGATTTTCATCAAGAGACACAAGAGATTTTAGAAtaatggcattttttttttagaataatgaATAAACAAGTATTAGCTGTTGACTTGCTGTACATAtttctgtttaaaaaaaaattcaaatgggTACCTACTCGCTCCTTCATCAGAATGTGGGGCATTcaacatgtataattttttcatcTTTGATTGAAGACGTCCTACACAATACCATGTGATCCTTCACCTTACTTTGCATAGGCCTTCAATCATTTATGAACCTAGTGGTTTTCCAAACAATAAACTTATAAATTCAAGTATTGCACATACTTCCTAATCATAGTCTATCATTGTAACTTTTCCTTAgttatttatgttatatttatattcagATTTCAGACTCAAtgttaaaatacattttttttttgatgaaaaatccaaaacctttttttccatcctttttatttcaaatgttTACATATAACTTTTAATATGTACTTCAATATATGCACGAAATGTTTCTAGTTACCTTGAAACACAAGTAACTTACTAGTGTTTCCAATACAGTCAGGAACAGTTGCATTCTTATGATCTTAAATTCATGATGTTAACTTTGGACTAACATCTAATATTATTTGATCAATAAATTTGTTGTTGATCCCAAGGAAAcatatttaagcaataaattTATTTTCGTTTTGATTCTGGAATGAGTTCATATAACAAATTAATGATGCTGCTGTATATCACAGAATTTGTTGAAATATAGAAAAAGGTAAAAATGATTTAACAATATCTTGTCATAGCATTCTCATTGAGGGAACATTTTGTTTCCATAGGAATGATTGATACATGgaagaaacaaaatgaaaaaaatattcatgacagaaaaaaaaaatggttctgTGCTAATTAGCCTTAACTAATCTATCTAAGTCTGATTAGCATGATTTACGGCTCAATTCAATCGAGAAGTGAGTTGTAAGAAAGAATCTTCACTGCAAGGAATTGTGAGACCACCCGTTGGATGATCGTATCCATCcaaattcttcttctgcttGATTTAGTAATTCTTGAAATAATGGTTGGTTCAAGTATGATACTGGAATCACGAACCGTTTCATTCTATCTCCAACATAGACTGCGAGATAGCCTTTTGGGACTTCAAATCCCTTGGTAGATGCTTGCGTTGAGGAAAATGATGGCATTCTGATAAGTTTTGCTATGCGGAAacccattgttttttttttttttttttttttttatggttagaGGATTTGGATGAGAAAGAAATATTTGAATTCTGATAATTTATGATGCAAAAGACTTGTGTTACTTGAGACCCAAAGAGTAGTGTATAAATAGTTGCTAAGGGACTCTACAAACCAATTAGCCAATGAAAGTATTTTGATGAGCTGTGATAGGGCCTAGTGAGGGACAAGAGATCACATGGTATTGTCTTATAGAAGTCATTTTCAAGGATTAGATGAAGTTAAATGGAAGAACATGCAAATACCCCACTTTGTAACACAAAGGAAAAATTAAAGACAGTGGATTGATGAAAGAAACCTGATGTTTTCTGCTATAGCTAATCCAATGGTTGACATCCATTAGACATCTCATATGTTTCTTCTAATTGATGTTATAGCTAATATACATCTACCAGCTAAATACATCTCAGATTTGTGTGCAACTTGTTAGGCTTGTGTTGGAACAGTGTGAGGAGGAGAGAAGAGAACCGATATTGAACACAAGAACATGAGCCACTATGAAccacattttatatttttgcatgACAGACTCCACAAAATTTGCATACCAGAACAAAACTTTGCGATCCCTGCCATCCTAATCAAATATGAAGGTCAATTAAACTTTCTATTCCATGAATAGGTCTGTTTTATGGTAGGGTAGGCCTCTAAGACAATACCATGTGATCTTATATATGCTCTTGTCTCCTTGTAGATTCCATGACTCCATCCTGATCCTATACTACAGTATATACTTCCACTAATAATTCAAGTAGCCAATGGTTTCTCAAAATTCTTTTatctatataaattttataggtTAGAACCATTTAGAACCAACTCTAATCATTCACATCCTAAAAACATTTGCAATTTGAAAAACTTGGCTattgcttttaatttttttctaaaaccaCTTCTTCTAACTTTTTAACACATACAACAATGGGTATCCGTTTCTCTGGTATTATCAGAAGGGCCTCATTTTCTGCAAACCGAGCAATATCAAAAGCTGCGGACATGCCAAAGAGATATCTTGCTGTATATGTTGGATAGAAACAGACACGGCATGTGATCCGCATATCATACTTGAACCAACCTTCATTTCAAGAATTGTTGAGTCAAGCCGAGGAAGAGTTTGGTTACAATCATCCCATGGGTGGCCTCACCGTTCCTTGCACGGAAGATGTTTTCCAACATATAACTTCTCACTTGAATGGACTATGAATCAAACACCAAAATAGACTAACGTAGTTTTAGTAGAGATAATTTTTTGTAATCTAGTTATCTTATCAGATTGTAAAGATGAAAAATGTCATTAGATTGACAAATTTATAGCATAAAGacattttttaatgacaatGAATTCGACTACTCAAACATCTCCTTTGTGTTTTTGGTTTATTGCACTTAAAAACTtatgaaatatgactatatgaGTAATGTTGCTTGCTATAAGAAAATTAAGGGACTAGGTATCCTGAAAATTAAgggaatttttatttatttttaatttatttttaattttttttataaactacaTAACATTTTCAAAGCTCTTCATCAATCATTTGTGTACCAAATGGTTTTCCAAACCACTctttatctatatatatttagaGATGATTATGGTTGCTGTCAGAAACAATTAACTTCCTCTAATCATAgcctaatattttaatttttttcctagtTATTTATGTTAAACATATAATGGGCGACATTGTTATTGAGTAGGGTGATGGTTCGTAACTAAATACTAAATATTCATAAATCTAAAACCTTTTTCCATCGTTTATATTGTAGATGTTtacatataatttttcattatatACGCACAAAATGATTCTAGTAACCTTgacacacaagtaatttattgcAGCCTTTCCAATATACTGTCAAGAAAAGTTGCATTTATGATCTTAAATTCATGATGTTAACTTGGAGTGTCTTCTGGTAATGTTTGATCAATAAATTTGTGTTTCAACATGAGGAGATATATTTAtgcaataaatttattttctttttgattctGGAATGAATTCATATAGCAAACTAATGATGCTGTATATAATAGAATTTGTTGAGATTTAGAATAAGCTAAAAATGATTTAACAATATCTTGTACCAACATTCTCATTGAGGGAACATTTTGTTTCCGTAGGAATGAGTGTTACATGGCAGAaacaaaatgaacaaaatattcaaaacagataaaaaaaaaaaagccttcTATGCAAATTAGAATGAACTAATCTATATTAATCTCTATTAGCATGATATCTACAGCTCAATTCATGCGAGAAGTGAGGTTTCGGAATTCATCCTCGCTGCACGGAATGGTAAGACCACCCATTGGATGATCATATCCATATTCTTCTTCAGATTGATTTAGCAATTCTTGAAATGAAGGTTGGTTCAAGTATGATACTGGAATCACAAACCGCCTCATTTGATCTCCAACATAGACTGCGAGATAGCCTTTTGGGACTTCGAATCCTTTACTAGATGCTTGTGTTGACGAAAATGATGGCATTCTGATAAGCTTTGCTATGCGGAAAcccattgtttttttcttttattgttagAGGATTTGGATGGGAAATATATATTTGACTTATGATAATTTAGGATGCAAAAGACTTACGTTGCTTGAGAACCCATGGAATAGTGTATATATAGAAGCTAAGGAACTCTACAAAATCAATTAGCCAATGAAAGTATTTTGGTGAGCTGTGATAGGGCCTAGTGACGGACAAGGGATCACATGGTATTGTACTATTGTCTTATAGAAGTCATTTTCAAGGATTATAGATGAAGTTAAATGGAAGAACATTCAAATACCCCACTTTGTAACACAACTATGGAAAAATTAAAGACAGTGGATTGGTGAAAGAAACCTGAtgtttgttattgaattttggtATAGCTAATGCAATGGTAGACATGGTTTAGACATCTCACATCTTTCTTCTAATTGACAAGGAAACTAATATACATATACCagctaaataaatcatatttatgtGCCACTTGTAAAGCTTGCGTAGGACCTGATTTATAGTTCAGAAGCAGTGTTAGGAGGAAAAACGAGAACAAATATTGAACACAAGATCACAAACCACCAGGAAccacaatttatatttttgccAGACAAACTCCATGATATTTGCATACCTGAACGGAACTTTGCGGTCCCTGCCTTGCTAAATAAGTAACAAGGTTAATTAAACTTTCTCTTGCATTGATAAACCTGTTTTCATGTAGGGAGATATATGTTGGTGTATTATCTAAGACAATTCCATGCGATCTTATCTATGATCTTGTCTCCTTTGTAGATTATTTCTCGTTCACTAGTCATTCAAGTAGCCAACAGTTTTTCCATATTCTCTTATCTATATATATTAAAGGCTACAAGCATTTAGGACCAACACAAATCATTCACATCCTAAACCATTCCAATTTCAAAAACTTGCTTCTTGCTTACAGGTCTTTTTTTAAAACTGAATATTCTCAAGTTTTAACACATACAACAATGGGTTTTCGTTTTGCTGGTATCATCAGAAAGGCATCATTTTCTGCAAACCGATCAGCTTCGAAAGCTGTGGACGTGCCAAAGGGATATCTTGCAGTATATGTTGGAGAGAAACAAAAGCGGTATGTGATCCCAATATCATACTTGAACCAACCATCATTTCAAGACTTATTGAGTCAATTTGAGGAAGAGTTTGGATATGATCATCCCATGGGTGGCCTCACCATTCCTTGCACCGAGGATGTATTTCAACATATGACATCTCGCTTGAATGGCCTATGAATCTGACACCAAAACAGACTGACATAGTTtagtagaaatatttttttgtattctAGTTATCTCATCAAATTCTAAAAGATGAGAAGGAAATGACCATTAGATTAGCAAATTGtaaatatgttttgtttaatgAGAATGAATTCAACTACTCAAGCAGCTCTTTTACGTTTTTGGTTTATCGCACTTAATGAACTTATAAACTTATGAAATACGACTATATGAGTAATGTTGTTtactaaaagacaaaaatactTTGTATTCTGAAACATTTCAAAGCAGGACTAGAACACATATTCCTACAAGGGTATagcaaaattaattttcataggACAAAGGTGAAACATAAATTTACaaagttttctttttaataactACATAACATAGACATGAGGTAACTTCCCTTCATAAAGAACAAGTGCACAATAACAATTCAGTAACAAGGTCAATTATTTCACTGAATGACACAGGCCTCATTCCATGGTCCCTGTTAGGATATCCTTATTTAAAGAGTTGAATGGTTAGTACTTAGTAGGCTATATTATATGACAGGGTTTAGTATGAGACAATGGCTCACGAACCTCCACATGGTGTTTTAGAATAATGGCCCACTTTGAAGATGAGTTGCCCACATTTTTATTGCTCGAATAATTACCTTGTTCTTTCATCCACATACACTTGTTTTGTCGTTTGCACACAACGTCAACTTGATATGCCACTGACTACCATTATCAAGAGTAATTTTGATACAACGTCACCTTTAGTCAACAAtcagctctgataccactgttggaTCATGAGGGGAGCCTAGGGTTAATCACATTGGCCTAGAGCAATCACATAAGTGGCTTCGACATCACATCTTGAATCAAAACCATTTGCCATCAGATAAATGAGTCATTTGTCCTAACAAATAATGCATCGCCAAAATGAAGGAATGAATATGACAGCTAAAGGAAATTTCTTCAATTGTTGATACATTAGCTGCACATTACTATCAGTCATTGGTCTGCTAGAAGCATAAATTCAATGGTTGCGTGTTATAATGTCTTCTGCAGTCAAAATCAATGGCTTTCTTTATCATAACAGCTTGCAGGACTAGTACTTTGTGAATAGCACGGAAAGTCCTTTTGATTGAATAGTCTTCATTGTTGTATATATGGTGGGAATTGATTATGAGTAATCACATGACTTGGCAGTTGGTAAGGACCCTACACACTTGAACTTTCAGGTGAAGTTTTCATCTCTTCAAAGTCATGAATACATATGCACGCCAATGATCCTATAGTCCCAACTATAGTATTATATGATATAATGAGGAAGGGAAAGAAAGACCTCACACTaacaattattaataattaatcataaccGTTGATTGATATTAAAATGGAAGGTCAAAATTTGGAGTAACTATAGAGACTTACTCTTGATCTT harbors:
- the LOC11437674 gene encoding auxin-induced protein 10A5 codes for the protein MGFRIAKLIRMPSFSSTQASSKGFEVPKGYLAVYVGDQMRRFVIPVSYLNQPSFQELLNQSEEEYGYDHPMGGLTIPCSEDEFRNLTSRMN
- the LOC11440594 gene encoding auxin-induced protein 6B; translated protein: MGFRFAGIIRKASFSANRSASKAVDVPKGYLAVYVGEKQKRYVIPISYLNQPSFQDLLSQFEEEFGYDHPMGGLTIPCTEDVFQHMTSRLNGL